From Acidithiobacillus sp., the proteins below share one genomic window:
- a CDS encoding pirin family protein: protein MIKIRKSEERGHANHGWLDSYHTFSFAEYHDPNHVQFGSLRVINEDRVQPGQGFGTHGHRDMEIVSYVLEGALKHSDSMGNGSIISPGDVQRMSAGTGVTHSEYNASQSELVHFLQIWILPKTIGLAPSYEQKYFPINDKRNRLCLLVSPDGHDGSVTVHQDIRIYSSVLEKSSSVTHTLAPGRRAYVQLASGAAEVNSHLLHAGDGARITDESSILLTGAPEAEALIFDIA, encoded by the coding sequence ATGATCAAAATCCGCAAGAGTGAAGAGCGCGGGCATGCCAACCACGGTTGGCTCGATAGCTACCACACGTTCTCGTTTGCCGAGTACCATGATCCAAATCATGTGCAGTTCGGCAGCCTGCGTGTCATTAACGAAGATCGCGTGCAGCCAGGTCAAGGTTTCGGTACGCACGGGCACCGCGACATGGAAATCGTCAGTTACGTGCTGGAGGGCGCGCTGAAACACAGCGATAGCATGGGGAACGGTTCGATCATCAGTCCTGGCGATGTGCAGCGAATGAGCGCAGGAACCGGTGTTACCCATAGCGAGTACAACGCGTCACAAAGCGAGCTGGTACATTTTCTCCAGATTTGGATCCTGCCCAAGACTATCGGATTAGCTCCAAGCTATGAGCAGAAGTATTTTCCCATCAATGATAAACGCAACCGGCTGTGTCTTCTGGTGTCTCCAGACGGACACGACGGTTCAGTCACCGTACATCAGGATATCCGCATCTACTCGAGTGTGCTGGAAAAAAGCAGCAGCGTGACTCACACGTTGGCGCCCGGTCGACGGGCTTACGTGCAGTTAGCTTCGGGCGCTGCTGAAGTCAACAGTCACCTCCTCCATGCCGGCGATGGTGCGCGCATCACTGATGAATCGTCAATCTTATTGACAGGTGCGCCTGAAGCAGAGGCCCTGATCTTTGATATAGCCTAA
- a CDS encoding FUSC family protein, with protein MLPETARRKVHETEQRLGHWDAYVRSIYITILVIMAYLLGYEFDLMAPLHGGAAVVGALWAAVTVLAVYKDDRVTTRSSFFSTMGSALFGAAVALAYLLWIPPHMWDLALVIVPAMLISQLLGFADRGRQVVSTLLIIVIFSHLNNSTPWVNAAMRTAEVLIGAVVGLLGGYFGEHLPGLDEKPEKSAEAEHHKQ; from the coding sequence ATGTTGCCTGAAACCGCACGCCGCAAAGTCCACGAGACTGAACAGCGTCTAGGCCACTGGGATGCGTATGTCCGAAGTATCTACATTACCATCCTGGTGATCATGGCCTATCTGCTGGGATACGAGTTTGACCTGATGGCTCCGCTGCATGGAGGAGCAGCCGTAGTCGGTGCCTTGTGGGCCGCCGTTACGGTATTAGCCGTATACAAAGACGACCGTGTTACTACCCGCAGCAGCTTCTTTTCGACCATGGGTTCCGCTCTATTTGGCGCAGCCGTGGCCTTGGCTTATCTGCTCTGGATTCCACCGCATATGTGGGATTTGGCCCTGGTCATTGTCCCAGCCATGCTGATAAGTCAGTTGCTGGGGTTTGCAGATCGGGGGCGACAAGTGGTCTCGACACTTCTGATCATCGTCATCTTTTCCCACTTAAACAATTCAACCCCCTGGGTGAACGCGGCTATGCGGACGGCCGAGGTGCTCATAGGTGCGGTGGTCGGTCTGCTCGGTGGTTATTTTGGTGAACATTTGCCCGGATTGGATGAAAAGCCAGAAAAGAGCGCAGAGGCAGAACACCATAAACAATAA
- a CDS encoding HugZ family protein — MMESTEVVATEINNLIAHTQTMTLATLDSAGLPEASIAPFIHDMATRQFYTAVSGLSSHTAHLAAKKPTGILFIADEQGAPQVLARKRVSYTCDVHEIFRETEICHILYEQFKAKFGGIMELLFQLPDFRLFAFDPLSGRYIAGFGKAYTLKGDSIAPIGPDDIRKSAGN, encoded by the coding sequence ATGATGGAAAGCACAGAAGTCGTTGCCACTGAAATAAACAATCTGATCGCCCATACACAAACCATGACTCTGGCAACACTGGATTCAGCAGGTCTCCCAGAGGCATCTATAGCACCATTTATTCATGATATGGCAACTCGTCAGTTTTATACTGCCGTGAGTGGACTTTCCTCGCATACGGCCCATCTGGCTGCTAAAAAGCCCACGGGGATCCTGTTCATCGCGGATGAACAGGGTGCCCCTCAGGTGCTTGCCAGAAAGCGCGTGAGCTATACCTGCGATGTCCATGAAATCTTCAGGGAGACCGAAATTTGTCACATACTCTACGAACAGTTCAAGGCCAAGTTCGGCGGCATCATGGAACTCTTATTCCAGTTACCGGACTTTCGCCTGTTTGCTTTTGATCCTTTATCCGGGCGTTATATCGCCGGGTTCGGGAAGGCTTATACCTTAAAGGGTGACTCTATCGCTCCGATAGGTCCAGACGATATCCGGAAGTCTGCCGGGAACTGA
- a CDS encoding tryptophan-rich sensory protein: MLINWAGAKASSTPPPWVFPVVWTILFGLTEESVE, from the coding sequence ATGCTGATAAACTGGGCCGGGGCAAAAGCCAGCTCTACACCCCCGCCTTGGGTCTTTCCGGTGGTGTGGACCATACTCTTTGGCTTAACCGAAGAATCCGTTGAGTGA
- a CDS encoding winged helix-turn-helix domain-containing protein, with protein MGWAKTYIAQASLVDPTERGIMHITDRGKAKGDIAQPNPTT; from the coding sequence GTGGGGTGGGCAAAAACCTACATTGCTCAGGCCAGTCTCGTGGATCCAACCGAGCGGGGTATAATGCATATTACTGATAGAGGCAAAGCCAAGGGCGACATCGCCCAGCCGAACCCAACGACCTGA
- a CDS encoding efflux RND transporter permease subunit: MNLSEPFIRRPVATTVLAAAVALLGLFAYLQLPTALLPNVSFPMVMVTAQLPGASPKTMSSAVATPLERQFSSIPGLNSMSAVSQDGVTQITLQFNLNKSPLGATQQVSNAVAQAQHFLPPGMPEPPSVRQMNPSAQPVFYIGMSAPNMPLYELDKYAQTKVSTALSGIAGVSDVQVYGAQTYAVRIYVNPFALSARGLSLQAVQSALGNANVNLPGGTLTGGGQDFATQVHGQLHTANAFNHLVLAYEGGQAVPLSAVGKAINSTQYNEQETWINRTPGIVLAVVRQPGSNTVAISDKIRALLPQLQAAMPGGVHLTQVFDLADYIRAAVHEVLMTLILASILVAGVMWIFLRRPSATLIGAAAIPLSLLGTFLVMMLLGFSINTLTLLALTLSVGFVVDDAVVMLENINRHIDRGEVGRAAALNGSKEISFTVLSMTLSLSIIFLPLIFLGGFIGHLFSDFGVCIAVVILISGIVALTVTPMLCSRYLKPSHLNAQHDLQDQGHLPENGIFQRFFKGSRGFYIRTLKVALQHKYWMLALTGLSLAGSVWLLMIVPKAFLPNQNSGTINANIEYPTGMTFAEISGEQAEIAKVVKADPRIQSVVSSAGQGPGGFGSPSSGHMFIHIRNGYAPQTGEIITALDHTTRRFHNVQIVFQGPQSAHSGTASGNGSYDYELMGGNWTNLNAATLKMTEALRRLPQLRSVSNSLQNNNPQVAIRINRPRATALGVTPAAIENTLGLAFGGHEVGTIYGANNQYEVIIELEPRYQKNINALSTLSVPGAGGALVPLSAVAEFHYDAAPLNLMQHDGQPSTTISFNLRPGVSLGTAISALQKSATEVLPAGIVGHLGGNAAQFQSAFKSLPFLLLATVLLIYVVLAILYEHFLHPLTILTALPLAAFGALLSLVIFNEPLDLYSFIGIIMLLGLVKKNGIILVDFAVSRRREGADAFDAIVDACSIRYRPIMMTTFAAILGVLPIAIGFGAGAGSRVPLGIAVVGGLIFSQFLTLYITPAFYLFFEELRVVPGYFRWLFGRSRYPQ; encoded by the coding sequence ATGAATTTGTCCGAACCGTTCATCCGCCGTCCTGTTGCCACCACCGTGTTGGCAGCGGCTGTGGCCCTGCTTGGCTTATTCGCCTATTTGCAGTTACCCACCGCCCTGTTACCCAACGTCAGTTTTCCCATGGTCATGGTCACCGCACAGCTCCCCGGAGCCAGCCCCAAGACCATGTCGAGCGCAGTGGCGACACCTCTGGAAAGACAGTTTTCCAGCATCCCCGGCCTCAACTCCATGAGCGCCGTCAGTCAGGATGGCGTTACCCAGATCACCTTGCAGTTCAATCTCAACAAATCTCCTCTAGGTGCTACCCAGCAAGTCTCCAATGCCGTCGCCCAGGCTCAGCATTTTCTGCCCCCGGGCATGCCGGAACCGCCCTCGGTACGGCAGATGAACCCCTCCGCCCAACCGGTGTTTTATATCGGTATGTCGGCTCCCAACATGCCGCTGTACGAGCTGGACAAATATGCGCAAACCAAGGTGAGTACTGCCTTGTCGGGCATTGCCGGGGTATCGGATGTCCAGGTCTACGGCGCCCAGACCTATGCCGTGCGCATCTATGTGAATCCCTTTGCCCTCTCCGCCCGGGGACTCAGCCTGCAGGCAGTACAAAGCGCCCTCGGCAACGCCAATGTGAACCTGCCGGGCGGTACGCTGACCGGGGGCGGGCAGGATTTCGCAACCCAGGTCCATGGTCAGCTTCACACAGCAAACGCCTTTAATCACCTGGTTCTGGCTTATGAAGGTGGACAGGCGGTGCCCCTCAGTGCCGTCGGCAAGGCCATTAACAGTACGCAATACAACGAGCAGGAAACCTGGATCAATCGTACCCCGGGAATTGTCCTGGCCGTGGTCCGACAGCCCGGCAGCAATACCGTGGCCATCTCCGATAAAATTCGTGCCCTGCTTCCGCAACTTCAGGCCGCCATGCCGGGAGGCGTGCATCTGACCCAGGTTTTCGATCTGGCCGACTACATACGTGCCGCTGTGCATGAAGTCCTGATGACCCTGATTCTGGCCAGCATTCTGGTAGCGGGTGTCATGTGGATATTTTTGCGGCGACCGTCCGCCACCCTCATCGGCGCGGCAGCCATCCCACTGTCTCTGCTAGGCACCTTTCTGGTGATGATGCTCCTCGGCTTCAGCATCAACACCCTAACCCTTCTGGCATTGACACTTTCCGTCGGATTCGTGGTCGACGACGCGGTCGTGATGCTCGAAAACATCAACCGGCATATTGATCGAGGCGAAGTGGGCCGAGCCGCCGCCTTGAATGGCAGCAAGGAAATCAGCTTCACCGTGCTATCGATGACCTTGTCTCTGTCCATCATCTTTCTGCCTCTGATTTTTCTGGGCGGTTTCATCGGGCACTTGTTTTCCGACTTCGGGGTCTGTATCGCCGTGGTCATTCTGATTTCTGGCATCGTCGCCCTGACGGTGACCCCCATGCTCTGCAGCCGTTATCTCAAACCCAGCCACCTCAATGCACAGCATGACCTCCAGGATCAAGGACACCTTCCGGAAAACGGAATATTCCAGCGCTTTTTCAAGGGAAGTCGGGGTTTTTATATCCGCACCCTGAAGGTAGCGCTGCAGCACAAATACTGGATGCTGGCGCTGACCGGATTATCTCTCGCGGGGAGTGTCTGGCTGCTGATGATCGTACCGAAAGCTTTTTTGCCCAACCAGAATTCAGGAACGATCAATGCCAACATCGAGTATCCGACCGGAATGACTTTTGCCGAGATTAGCGGCGAACAAGCGGAGATCGCCAAGGTGGTCAAAGCCGATCCGCGCATTCAGTCGGTAGTCTCTTCGGCAGGACAGGGTCCAGGAGGCTTCGGCAGCCCCAGTTCCGGGCATATGTTCATCCACATTCGCAACGGCTATGCCCCACAAACCGGGGAAATCATCACCGCACTCGATCACACAACGCGCCGTTTTCACAATGTCCAAATCGTATTTCAAGGACCTCAAAGTGCGCACTCCGGTACTGCCAGCGGCAATGGCAGCTATGACTATGAACTCATGGGTGGCAACTGGACGAATCTAAATGCCGCGACCCTCAAGATGACGGAAGCCCTCCGTCGCTTGCCGCAACTCCGTTCTGTCAGTAACAGTCTGCAGAATAACAATCCTCAGGTAGCCATCCGTATCAACCGCCCAAGAGCAACCGCGTTGGGTGTCACTCCTGCGGCGATCGAAAACACCCTGGGTCTGGCATTCGGCGGTCATGAGGTGGGGACTATTTACGGCGCCAATAATCAGTATGAAGTGATCATTGAACTTGAACCGCGCTATCAGAAAAACATCAATGCCCTATCCACCCTGAGCGTCCCCGGTGCCGGAGGTGCTTTGGTACCGCTCTCGGCGGTGGCCGAGTTTCATTACGATGCCGCCCCCCTAAACCTGATGCAACATGATGGTCAGCCTTCGACCACCATCTCCTTCAATCTGAGGCCGGGGGTCAGCCTGGGTACCGCCATATCTGCCCTGCAAAAATCAGCCACAGAAGTACTTCCTGCGGGGATTGTCGGTCATCTGGGAGGAAATGCCGCGCAATTCCAGTCGGCTTTCAAATCTTTGCCCTTCCTGTTGCTGGCGACCGTCTTGCTGATTTATGTGGTATTAGCCATTCTCTATGAGCATTTTCTGCATCCCCTGACCATTCTGACGGCATTGCCCCTTGCCGCCTTCGGCGCTTTGCTGTCGCTGGTCATTTTTAACGAACCCCTCGACCTGTATAGCTTTATCGGGATCATCATGCTGCTGGGACTGGTCAAGAAAAACGGGATCATTCTCGTCGATTTTGCCGTCAGCCGCCGTCGCGAAGGCGCAGATGCCTTCGATGCCATTGTCGATGCCTGCTCCATTCGTTATCGCCCGATTATGATGACCACTTTTGCAGCAATCCTCGGTGTATTACCCATTGCCATCGGTTTTGGTGCCGGTGCTGGCAGCCGGGTACCTCTAGGTATTGCGGTAGTGGGCGGCCTGATATTTTCACAGTTCCTGACCCTTTACATCACGCCCGCATTCTATCTGTTTTTTGAGGAATTACGAGTGGTTCCAGGATATTTCCGCTGGTTATTTGGACGGTCAAGATATCCACAATAG
- a CDS encoding efflux RND transporter periplasmic adaptor subunit: MTRRISGRITLLLATALLVLNGCAKHDHVRKHQPLPVETALVHTGGMPIVVNTLGQAVASHSVTVTPQVSGILQQVALHSGQTVQKGQLLFQIDPATPAAQVAQDRANLHGEIAQEQYDDAQVKAYAPLLSKDYVTRQTVQQAQAQADTAAATVAADRAALQSARITLAETRITAPISGTVGILNLKSGNLVTANSTQLVTINQIQPMNVQFSLPETYLDDLHTAVAHQTGKVLIWDENHQHLIGQGKVTVIDNTVNTSSATVTARASIPNQQSLLWPGEYVQVDFTVRQLRNALIIPANALQQGVSGSFVYTINDGKAVMNPIKFLGQDGNQVAIAAPRLSGKAVIVGAPTRLHPGSSVRVLQP; this comes from the coding sequence ATGACCCGACGAATTTCTGGCAGGATCACCCTACTTCTGGCAACGGCACTCCTAGTTCTGAACGGTTGTGCAAAACATGACCATGTACGCAAGCACCAGCCACTCCCTGTCGAAACGGCTCTCGTGCATACGGGCGGCATGCCTATCGTAGTCAACACACTCGGGCAGGCGGTCGCTTCGCATAGTGTCACGGTTACTCCGCAGGTCAGCGGGATTCTGCAGCAAGTCGCTCTCCACTCGGGACAAACTGTGCAGAAAGGCCAGTTGCTGTTCCAGATTGATCCCGCCACGCCCGCCGCGCAGGTCGCCCAGGATCGCGCCAACTTACATGGCGAGATAGCGCAGGAACAGTATGACGATGCCCAGGTAAAGGCCTATGCCCCCCTACTCAGCAAAGACTACGTCACCCGCCAGACGGTCCAGCAAGCCCAGGCACAAGCTGACACAGCGGCCGCAACCGTTGCCGCAGATCGGGCAGCTTTGCAGAGTGCACGGATCACCCTGGCGGAAACCCGGATCACCGCCCCGATCAGTGGCACGGTCGGCATCCTGAATCTCAAGTCTGGCAATCTAGTCACGGCGAACAGCACCCAACTGGTCACCATCAACCAGATTCAACCCATGAATGTCCAGTTCAGCCTGCCCGAAACGTACCTCGATGACCTGCATACGGCCGTCGCTCACCAGACCGGCAAAGTGCTCATCTGGGACGAAAATCACCAGCACCTGATTGGCCAGGGCAAAGTTACCGTCATTGACAATACCGTCAATACCAGCTCCGCCACGGTCACTGCGCGGGCCAGCATACCCAACCAGCAGTCTCTGCTCTGGCCCGGTGAATATGTACAGGTGGATTTCACGGTCAGACAACTGCGCAACGCACTGATCATTCCTGCAAATGCCCTACAGCAAGGGGTTTCCGGATCCTTTGTTTACACTATCAACGATGGCAAGGCGGTCATGAACCCCATCAAGTTCCTCGGGCAAGACGGAAACCAGGTAGCCATTGCGGCACCCCGTCTGTCCGGGAAGGCGGTCATCGTAGGCGCTCCGACCCGCCTGCATCCCGGCTCGTCGGTTCGAGTCCTTCAACCATGA
- a CDS encoding TolC family protein, which yields MPCHRLLSVAMGILSVGAWASVQATTGYFLKNGVFLTVRKINLAHLFLRIYLSLRLPLLALLFIPGAHAAPLDILVHDPFDTRGWAKQPLGVRWQVHGLELPQSKLPEEQTVTKPQSLTALTTYALAHNPQTRVAFENLQASAAGLGVAESAYLPSMSLTDNAARSQGNTTAGFSIPIINSHSATLSLSYVLLDFGLRAAQRDAALAQLYISGFDNNAALTKVALSVTQNYYQLIGEQALVGAYLKTVVEDRANLDAASLKRHSGMATIADVLQAQSALAQAQAQWISAKATVLSDQAALAESCGLPPANPIPLVPLNTHRLPPSITPSVQSLVFRATQNNPNVQAAAAQILASRATLREDQAQGLPTLSASASAGKRFQNGLQPSQNWAIGFSLKVPLFTGFHDSYQIQQARREERSARASLNQETQSIALTVYQDYQTVMGARSAASAAQLAVRSAQASLAAIRAQYQVGLSTMLNLLTAQATLTTAEQTRIQDITTAYVQLANLANALGMIGLPKAANATETTP from the coding sequence ATGCCGTGTCACCGTTTGCTTTCCGTAGCCATGGGGATTTTGAGTGTAGGTGCATGGGCCAGCGTTCAGGCCACTACCGGTTATTTTTTAAAAAATGGCGTCTTTCTGACAGTGCGCAAAATAAATCTGGCGCACCTTTTCTTACGGATTTATTTGAGCCTACGGTTACCCTTATTAGCGCTGCTTTTCATTCCTGGTGCGCATGCGGCCCCGCTCGACATACTGGTCCATGATCCCTTCGATACTCGAGGATGGGCAAAACAACCGCTGGGAGTAAGATGGCAAGTCCACGGGCTCGAACTCCCACAGAGCAAGCTGCCTGAAGAACAAACCGTTACGAAACCACAAAGCTTGACCGCGCTGACCACCTATGCCCTCGCCCATAACCCGCAAACACGGGTTGCTTTCGAAAATCTGCAAGCCTCTGCAGCGGGGCTGGGAGTTGCAGAATCGGCTTACCTGCCCAGCATGTCTCTCACCGATAATGCTGCCCGTTCGCAAGGCAACACCACCGCAGGTTTCAGCATCCCCATCATCAACAGCCATTCTGCCACACTTAGCTTGAGTTATGTGCTGCTGGACTTTGGCTTGCGTGCTGCGCAAAGGGATGCCGCTCTCGCCCAGCTCTACATCTCCGGCTTTGACAACAACGCCGCACTGACCAAGGTGGCCCTGAGCGTGACCCAGAACTACTATCAACTGATTGGGGAGCAGGCGCTGGTCGGGGCTTACCTAAAAACGGTTGTAGAAGATCGCGCCAATCTAGACGCCGCCAGTCTCAAACGGCATTCCGGCATGGCGACCATCGCCGATGTACTGCAGGCACAGTCTGCGCTGGCCCAGGCTCAAGCACAATGGATTTCGGCGAAAGCCACCGTCCTCTCGGACCAGGCCGCTTTGGCGGAGAGTTGCGGGCTGCCACCCGCCAACCCCATTCCCCTGGTTCCCCTGAATACCCATCGACTACCACCCAGTATCACGCCTTCTGTGCAATCTCTGGTTTTTCGTGCGACCCAGAATAATCCCAACGTGCAGGCGGCAGCCGCGCAAATTCTTGCCAGCCGTGCGACCCTACGGGAGGACCAGGCACAGGGGCTGCCGACCCTGAGCGCCTCCGCATCCGCTGGAAAACGCTTTCAGAATGGACTGCAACCTTCGCAAAACTGGGCTATCGGATTCTCTCTGAAAGTGCCCCTCTTTACCGGCTTTCATGACAGCTACCAGATCCAGCAGGCTCGTCGGGAGGAACGCAGCGCACGGGCTTCATTAAACCAGGAGACCCAAAGCATTGCCTTAACCGTATATCAGGATTATCAGACGGTCATGGGGGCCCGCTCGGCAGCTTCCGCTGCACAACTAGCGGTCCGTAGTGCCCAAGCTTCTCTCGCGGCTATTCGTGCGCAATACCAGGTAGGACTCTCCACCATGCTCAATCTGCTCACCGCCCAGGCCACCCTCACCACTGCCGAACAAACGCGTATTCAGGACATCACCACCGCCTATGTGCAACTGGCCAATCTTGCCAACGCCCTGGGGATGATCGGGCTGCCAAAAGCAGCAAATGCTACGGAGACGACTCCATGA
- a CDS encoding sulfite exporter TauE/SafE family protein has protein sequence MIPISITTFQTISSVISGVIVGFSLGLIGGGGSVLAVPLLVYFVGLSEPHIAIGTTALAVSLTALYSLFHHHRAGNVRWGTALRFAGAGIAGALVGSELGKAVSGKHLLFLFALLMLYVGARMYRTETHPSCPVPAKNQKRVYAYGSGVGILSGFFGIGGGFLIVPALMRSARLPIINAIGSSLVAVSALGATTAASYAWSGLVDWRIAAEYIIGGVVGGWLGVMLANRLGQKKTIMRYVFATVVIAVGLYMLWKQFVAF, from the coding sequence ATGATTCCTATAAGCATTACAACGTTTCAAACCATTTCTAGCGTCATCTCAGGTGTGATTGTTGGTTTTTCACTGGGGTTGATTGGAGGTGGGGGTTCAGTACTGGCCGTGCCACTTCTCGTATATTTCGTCGGTCTCTCGGAGCCGCACATAGCAATTGGAACAACGGCTCTCGCTGTTTCATTAACCGCACTGTACAGCCTATTCCATCATCATCGTGCGGGTAATGTCCGCTGGGGAACTGCGTTGCGCTTTGCCGGTGCCGGGATAGCAGGGGCACTTGTTGGCTCGGAGTTGGGCAAGGCAGTAAGTGGGAAACATCTGTTGTTTCTCTTTGCCCTGCTTATGTTATATGTGGGAGCGCGCATGTACCGCACTGAAACGCATCCATCATGTCCAGTCCCGGCAAAGAACCAAAAGCGCGTATATGCTTACGGTAGTGGTGTTGGGATCCTTTCAGGATTCTTCGGCATCGGGGGCGGATTTCTGATCGTTCCCGCGCTCATGCGCTCTGCCCGCCTCCCTATCATCAACGCGATTGGATCCTCGCTGGTTGCCGTCTCGGCATTGGGAGCAACCACGGCGGCAAGTTACGCGTGGTCTGGGTTAGTTGATTGGCGGATTGCTGCTGAATACATAATAGGAGGCGTGGTAGGCGGATGGCTGGGTGTCATGCTTGCTAACCGGCTAGGTCAGAAGAAAACTATTATGCGCTATGTCTTTGCGACGGTCGTCATTGCTGTTGGGCTGTACATGCTGTGGAAACAGTTTGTTGCCTTCTAG
- the thiS gene encoding sulfur carrier protein ThiS produces MQILVNGVAREVPEQMTLLALLADLGWADRRVAVECNGEIVPRSTHATVVMMAGDRLEIIQAVGGG; encoded by the coding sequence ATGCAAATTCTGGTAAATGGTGTGGCGCGTGAGGTGCCGGAGCAGATGACGCTGCTGGCGCTGCTGGCGGATTTGGGCTGGGCGGATCGTCGTGTGGCCGTTGAATGCAATGGTGAAATTGTACCGCGCAGCACGCATGCCACAGTGGTGATGATGGCTGGTGACCGCCTGGAGATCATCCAGGCGGTGGGCGGCGGATAA
- a CDS encoding thiazole synthase, with amino-acid sequence MRKDPLVIAGREYQSRLLVGTGKYKDFSETRAAVDAAGAEIVTVALRRVNLGQNKDEANLLEFLPADRFTILPNTAGCYTAEDAVRTCRLARELGDWKLVKLEVIGDPQTLYPDMRQTYEAAKTLIAEGFEVMVYSVDDPVACKVFAEMGCVAVMPLAAPIGSGLGIRNPYNLRIILEQATVPILVDAGVGTASDVAVALELGCDGVLLNTAIAAAKDPILMAEAMRLGVDAGRKAFLAGRMPRKLYASASSPVDGLFFE; translated from the coding sequence ATGCGTAAAGATCCTTTGGTGATTGCGGGGCGGGAGTACCAGTCCCGCCTGCTGGTAGGTACAGGAAAATATAAGGATTTTTCCGAGACGCGGGCGGCCGTCGATGCGGCCGGTGCGGAGATTGTTACGGTGGCACTGCGCCGGGTGAATCTGGGGCAAAATAAAGACGAGGCCAATCTGCTGGAGTTCTTGCCGGCGGACCGCTTTACCATCCTGCCGAACACGGCGGGGTGCTATACGGCGGAGGACGCGGTGCGCACCTGCCGTCTGGCGCGGGAGCTGGGTGACTGGAAACTGGTCAAGCTGGAAGTCATCGGTGACCCTCAGACCCTTTACCCGGATATGCGGCAGACCTACGAGGCCGCCAAAACCCTCATCGCCGAGGGTTTTGAGGTGATGGTGTACAGCGTGGATGATCCTGTGGCGTGCAAGGTCTTTGCGGAGATGGGCTGTGTGGCGGTGATGCCGTTGGCGGCGCCCATCGGTTCCGGTCTCGGTATTCGCAATCCATACAATCTGCGCATCATTCTGGAGCAGGCGACAGTACCGATTCTGGTGGATGCCGGTGTGGGCACAGCGTCCGATGTGGCGGTGGCGCTGGAGCTGGGTTGCGATGGGGTGTTGTTGAATACCGCCATTGCCGCCGCCAAAGATCCCATTCTCATGGCCGAGGCGATGCGCTTAGGGGTAGATGCGGGGCGCAAGGCTTTTCTGGCGGGACGCATGCCGCGCAAGCTATATGCCAGCGCCAGCAGTCCTGTGGATGGCCTTTTTTTTGAGTAG